Sequence from the Ziziphus jujuba cultivar Dongzao chromosome 9, ASM3175591v1 genome:
AAAGTTATTCCTTATCTACTCTTTTTATTGCTGCTTATCTGACAATTGAAGTGCCAACTACAGAGTGACTCAATGCTGGTGTAGAAAAATTGCATAGAGAAATAATAAAGACATTTTAATTGCAAATAACCATCGATGAAGATTTAAGTCTTTAAAGTATTTGATGGATTTGAATCAGTAGCCCATGGATTTTACTCGCGGAGAAACACTAATCCTCCCATTAATCATTTTCctccaaaattttaagaaacTAATGAATAAGCTATAAAACTGTCAAAAATAATGCCACATTTTCTTCAACACCTATTCCTAAAACAAGCTGTAATATGCAGTCTGATACACCTCTACCCTTCGTGTGAAAGACTCGAGTAAGGGATCTGTCAAATTGCTTTCAATCATCTCTTAACACTTACAAGAAGCTACCAGGAAAATATTATCCAAAAGGTGGCTGGTAATTTGGATGGCTATGCTATCAGCAAAGCAGATCAGACGAGAGTTTCCCAGCAGCTGTGAGATGGATTGTAGGAGGTAAACCACTTTATACGAGACTGGTTATTGCATGTCTCAGGCAAGAATACAAAGAATGGAACATGTGGTGCCAGCAACTGAGATGACAATCAAACTAAAATACATCAGTTAATTTGCTTATTATGCTAGTGAACTGATAAAAGTTCCCACTAACAgtgaaattgttaaaaaaaggcaaaatttGCAAGACATGAAAAGTTGTTGACAATAATATAGAAGCTCGAGATAAAATCGACTTTTTTCATGAAGGAGGCTAAGtgtcttattttttcaattgtcAGGAAGATGTTAAACTTCAGTACAAAAATACAAAGGGAGGGAAAATATTTACCTTCTAATCTATACATAATTCAAGAGTTGAACATCTGAATTGTTCCTTAACCTACAGCTCTGTCCTAAGTGTACATCCCCAAACACATATCTGCATCGCAGTTTATCAAGGTAATGAAATGATGAAAAGGAAATATGATATTTTGTAGTTTCaacaaagaaataatttaacCTGTATTCGCAGTATTCTCCCCATGCACATCTAGCTTTTCCATAATCCCAATAACAGTCATCATCCCTCAATGGTCCACGTTTGGCTGTTGAACATTTTTCATCAGCAAAATTCTGGTCAAGGTAACATGTGacaaaaaaaaggatgaaaaaGATTTACCTTTTGTAACAAATTTGGATTTTGCTTTGGGATGAATATCATGCCACATTTGAAGCCACAACTCGCGCATTAGAACCGGGGATCTAACGATATTTCTGTGATTTGCTACAAGAAGATAATGTCAATTTAACATGCATAGCTTCTGTTATTAATCTTTTCCTAATGACAGTAATATACGCACTTGTTATTCGGGGGGAAATAACCTCGAAGCTTATCGGGGCTTCATATATAATCATAAGAAACCAACCTATTAGTAAAAGTATTCCTGCTAAAAAAATCTGGAAAAGCAAGTTgacataataattaaacaattgaaCAAACGAATAACCTAACATGCTTATCTCAAGTATGTATTTTTTCATCAATTCATAAATCACATCCCAGAACGGTGAAAAGGAGTGAAATAATTGAAATCTATTACCATATCACAATGCTTGCTAGCATTAAATTGTCTCTAATAGCATAGTAGCTGATGCAATCTAGTTGGATACTACATAAAGTTGATGTTCTCGAGTAGACTTATGCTCCAGTTTATGACAGCTGGAACATGTGCATACCTTTATCAAGTTCCCAAACTGCTGTTCTCTTTCCTGGAATAGTTTCAGAATCTTCATAGTAGGTTATATACTTAACCCTGGGTGATCTTGTCATGTTGGGAATGATATCTTCGTCATAAGTATGTTCTACATTCAGTTCTACTTGTACATCAGATCCATCATGCTCTGCCTGAAATATaaggaggaaaaaataaataatcaaaattctacAGATGAAGAAATATACATGTTTTAAATGCAGTAGACATTCTAGCAAAAAAATATGCAATCAACTGATAAATATCAATTGCATTGTCATAAACTATCAGCAAATACATAAAGGGCATCACGGAAAGATACATGCACTTAAGCAGTAAAGAAGGCCCAATCATGTAAACAATGAAAATCCTTAACAAATTATTGGAACTAAAATGAAAATGTATACCTGAGGAGCCCTCGTTATGTTCACTTTTGGTCCAAGCCAATTCTTGCACCAAGAAAGAGAATGGTATGGTACctgttaataaaattaatttattaaaacgcCAAGACatgaaattccaaatataagaaaacagacaaaaataatgaaggaaaattatCCATGTTGTAAGGTTGAAATCAAAATAGCAGTTAAAATACTTCAGCTTACAGTTTCATCCCCACTTGCAGCTCCTGGATTTCCTTCAACCAGATTCCCTGACCTACAAGATTATGATGCAGCattatatatttggtttagTTGATAAATGATTCAAAATGGGGGAAACTTACCTTGAAAATAGTGATCCTTCAACTTCATAAATCACATCTGTAATGATCCAGTTATCAGGATAAGGCTTTCCACTTGGTGCAAAATAATAGCCAACCTGTTTTGAGATTGACAAGAAACTAGATTATAGTTAACAGAAGTCAACCACCAACTAAACATGGAAACAATTTCATCAAACCAAAATAACCTTGTCACTAAAACTGATTGATAAATCATAAATGATGCTCGTAGAAATATAGCCAATTATACCAGTGAAAATTACAATTGAAGTCGTGATGCAGTTTGCAATATATAACTATCAAAGTCAAACCATGTGTTGTAACTTGTAACCAAGCTTAGGTATAACTGTAACTTCCCAAGAACACAAGCTCTAATATACTAATCAGTCCAAGTATTTTCCACTCATGATACATTATGTGACTATAACTAAGCAGTGAGCATCTTTCTTATACCAAACAAAAGTGTgtcattaacaaaaaataaagatcgAAGGGATGACTGTGAGTTCATCCTAATATAACTCATCTAAAACAACAACACAGAgatggggtaaaaaaaaaaaaaaaagattaaaaaacagATGAagcataaaaacaataattacatGTATTTATAAAGGATCCACAAGCCCTAAACAATATTCTATAATTCTAGAAAAATAGATCTTGAGACCCCTTTGGTAGGTGCGTACAAAATTTAAAGTCTACAGATGCTTACAAGTATGAATCATATGCtaattttatatgcatataactTGAATGACACCGATGGTAGTATAATGAGTTTAAACTACAAAACATGCTCCATGCtggtacaaaataataataataataataataaagagctTCATATATCTTACTAAAGATTTTGGTTTCAAGAATTagtttattaccaaaaatattaacaacataaagaataataatttccaaGGCATGACATCAGTGAACATTTCCAAATTCATCAATGTGACATGAACACTCGACATCAAAGCAATGACTAAAATGAAAACATTGATTTAACCATGTCCAATAGAAATATTCTTTTCGCTAGAAGAATGCAATTATACCTCAGTCTTCAATTCTGTTCCATAGAtacaaaaaatgttttttatagGTGGTCTATCCCAAGGTGTAAGTGGATTTAGAACTGGATCGCCATGATATGACCTGAAATACAAAGAATTCCAATCTCAGTCCTATTTGGAGGCTGAgctgaaagaaaaataatcatcTACATTTGAGAAAAGTAATCATCTACATTTGATTAAAGCTTGGAGTATTATAGAGATAGAACCATATGGTTAGGAAACAAGTATAACTGAAACTTCCATTTAATAACATTTATTGGTCTAGAAAAGTGATAAAAATTAACGTCataactaatttttaaaaacaagtatatATAAAGCATCTGTTTGTCATTCAAGAACAAATACCCACTTCTGTAACTGGTGTAAGAGCAACTTGCTGTCCGGATCATAATGCTCTATTGCTTTGAAAAAGGTCCCATCTGATATTTCTCGAGCAGAGAAAGATAACTGAGTAGAGAGTCCACACTCCGCACTAGACAAATTAGTCTCAACTACATCAGTAACTGATGGATACGCATAAAATCCTGTGAATATAGAATGTACACAACACACATAAGCATATGAATATCATACATAAACTAAAATTGAGAGTCAAATTCTTACCTGGCGTTGAAGGAACTTCAATATTAACTATATTTGTTGGCCATCCTGAGAAGTTTCCTTGAAATTCCTTTTCATCACAGTCATATGTCTTATAAGACTTCCGCCTCCCCCCAGAGAAATGCTTCCAGTAGACACTATCCCCCCTACAATGCTTTGAAACTGGCAACATCCATAAAGAAGAAGCAAATGAATTGACCATCAATCGAGCTGTCCCCTGATTCTCACAAAATACAAGATAAGCAAGTGTTAATACAGGTATCCCAAACCAACAACATAACAAATCTCAGAGTTTGCGAACAAACTAGTGAAAAAATCATTCATTAGTTAAGACTGAGCCCAGAAAGTGTGAGTTACAGAGTCGATTTACATCATAACAAAACGATTTCTCAGAATGGATTGATAGACTACaaaatttgggaaatttaaGAAGCAAAATTAGTTTCCAGAAAGCAAAAAAGGTTCAGCTGAGATTTtgcacaaaaagaaaatcaagagGTAACCTTAGATACAGAAAGATGCTGGGAGGGGCTCAGTGAAATAGGTTCTTAACCTCAGAAACGGGAAGACCAAATGTTAATCCTGAAAGTACTGCCTTTACTGTCTCAGTTGCACCGAGAAGAGGAGCGCCTGTAATTAACAcaacaaaacaaagcaaaataaaCACAATACGCATGATGAACATACGAATAAAGTAAACCTTTAAGATTAGTAGTTTTTATGCATTGAAACCATACCAACAGCAAAATAGGCATGAATGTGTTCGTCCAGCCACTGATTATAATGTTTTGGTGGAATTTCCAGCTTTAACCACTCCAAGAAGTAACGGAAGACATTATTACCCAATGAATGAGCAAACACCAGCGATGGGCCTCCACGAAGTTTCAATGCAGTTTCAAATGTTAATCTGAAAAGAGACAAGAATAACCGGAAAGCCTAAGCATcactaaataaacaaattaaacatgTTTCCAACAATAAATGAGAATGCAAACTTGAGATAAtggatataaatatacaaactTTAGCTTGTGAAAGTAGAGGTCTCGCTCCTCAAGCTTCGATGGAGACAATCTCCAGTCGTATGGAACGGCGATGATTGCATTCGCCTCAATACCAAACTCAATACACCATTTAATCCATTCTTTCCACACTGAAGAAAGAGGCCCTGCAGGGCATAAAGAACCAAACTTAAACAAACCCAACTGCCATATACCTCTGTCAAACTCTTTTTTTGATGGAAAATATACCTCTGTTAAACtcagtttatatatttatatttatgtatactttatagcaaaaaagaaaaaaaaagaaaaaaaaaaaaaagaacattgtTACCTGGAAGATTGGAAAATATACCTGTGATGTAACCTGGATCAAGTTCAGTGATTGCTGAAAGACCACTATCAGGCCGTGACTTGCATTCCGGATTATCTGTCTGATTGTAAGGTTCAAGTAACATGCACTTAAGCCAACAGTTCACAGCAGAAAGAAGctgcaaacaaacaaacaaacaaacaaaaacatattttttaagaggagaaagaaaaaagaaaaaaagccagaATCTTTAGCTCCTTTGCTTTTTGACTAATATATTGAAACACTTTATTGCTACTTTGAtcgttaaaagatttaaaaaaaaaaaaaaagggaaatgggGTTCAAGAACAATACCTTGGTAGTGTCGAGCCACACCAAATCAAGAGGATTGAAATCGAGAGGAGAGAAAGGGCAATCAAGAAACGACCATGCTCGCAGCTGTGTTGAAGCGAAACCAGGGATTATGATCCCGGAGAGCTTGGAATAGTCGCCGGTGAAGTCTTGGCCGGCGAAGACAACCACGACGACGTTCGGtctgagaagaagaagagcggTGAGGAAGTGAAGCCAAAGACGTGGCATTTGCTAGTTTGCGTTGACTGAACCAGACCAAACAACGGGGTTGGTACGGAGAAGAGCGAAAGCTAAAAGCGATTACTTTACGAGACCTTTCAAatccaaaagaaattttttttttttttttttcaatgcaaATATGCCGAACCCCGATATATATACGACGCCgttctcttctttcttcgtgGGCGAGGGACACCGTTGAGAAAACCACGACGTCGTCGCGATTCTAAATCGAGTCAGTTACTAATTTCCCGCACCGTCTtcgttaaaaataaataaataaataaaaaatctgctAAAAAacgaaaattaatataatataaatattataataataataataaaaacaaaaaaaaccacgGCAGTGTTCGCCGCCAAAAACAACAAGGAACAGTTAGTTGGGGCCGTTTTTTCTCGTTGTTGAACGAAGTAACCGAAGCTCGCATAGTTTGGAATAGCAGAAAACGACGACGGACACTTCCAAAACatacctttttgttttcttttcctcttgaaTTCGATTAAATTCCCAATGAAAGTTCGAGGTCGTACGAGTGTTTGTTTTCTGGGAAACCTTTTTCCATGGAATCTTCTTCCACGTCCACCAGATTCCGCTTCAGAGACCATTCTGAACTGATGGAGGACTCCACGCAGCTCGACACCGATTCCGACGTGTCGTCTGTTTCCAGCGACCTTGATGATGATGCCGAGCCTGAATCCATGGCTGGAAAGGTAATATTTTTGTACTAATTATAACTAATCATTTTCTATTTGGCTTTTTATTAGCTCCCCTTTTTGgttgcaggaaaaaaaaaaaaaaaaaaaaaaaaaaaaaaaaaaaaaaactataagagaaagctttaagaaaaaaaggattggattttttttggcttctttATTTGGGTATTATCATAGATGCTACTTTTGGCTCTTAGATGATTATCTTTTAGAAAGCTATATCTGGAATCCAACATTTCTTGTACTTGAGAAAAAGACTACAATACCCTTGTTTTCACATAAAAGCTTGTACACAGCTGAAAAACTAGGGACAACTTTTAGGAATGGATTGTAGAGGTCTAAAGAAAGTGTGTCTTTGGAGCCAGTTATAAGACCAAAGACTCACTTGTAGCATTTTTTGAGTTCAAATAGATGATATTCTGGTTAACTTTTAGACTTTATAGCTGGCTTTTTATCAACTTGAATATTTGGAGTTGAACTATTTTATTCTAGTTGATCTTCTATAATTAGGAATATTTTGAGTTTATGGAGGAGATATTTGAGTTTTGAGTTTCTGTGAATTTTCAACACTTAAAAACTGAGTTTCATGCATTAAAATTAATGTAtgttttatctaaattttttgatattgggTGTTGAATGATCTAATTTTCAACAAGTAAATCAACTTAATTCTCGTTCTTCTCATTTTTGTTCTTAATTTTTCCTATCTAACGCTGAGTAAGTCAAAACTCATGCTGTTCATGCTCAGGGCATTAAGCATCTTTGTTCAGAACTCCTTGAGTTAAAGGCTGCATCAAATGAAGATTTTCACAGAAACATCTTTTCTAATTACACGGCCTTCATTAGGTAACATCTTAAACCAAGGCATTAAATGTTGTTAACTTCTTAAGCTTAAATGGCGTTTTGTATATGTTCCATGTGATTTGAAATAAGTAAGATTGCTGCTTTCAATGGTGCAGAATCTTTGAAGAAGTACAGAGCTTGGAGAATGAGATAATGCAACTAAAAAACCATGTTTCAACTCAAAAAAGTCTGGTAAAAGAGCTTGCTGATGGGATATACTTAAACTTTCTGTCTGATGAGACAAAAGACCCAGTTATTGAAGAATCTAAATCTGCTGAGCCACCTTCAAGAATAGACAATATTTCAGAAACCTTAGATATTCTATTTTCAGAAAACAGGATAGAGGAAGCTCTCAACCTTATAGAACTGGAGGAGGAACGTTTTCAAGAGATGCAGTTTGAGGAAAGTTGCCCCCTTGAAGAGTTAAGATGTTATCACACTGAGATTTCTGAGAGGAAAGCCATACTTGCACTACACTTGACTCTTGTGGCTGAAAACCCAAGAGTTACTGCATCAGAACTTCAAAAAGCACTGGTGGGACTTTGCAGAGTTGGTGACAGTAATCTTGCTACTCaattattgcttaaatattatcACTCACGCATAGTGACTGGAATTCATAACCTTCAGAGTTCTAAATCTTTTTTGAATGGAGCGTACATCAGGGAACTCGCCAAATTAGTATTTTCTTTGATTGCTCAAGCAGCAAAAGGCTTTGTCATGTTATATGGAGAAACTTCTCCTTATGCATCAGAGCTTATCCAGTGGACCCTTGAAGAGACCAATGTATTTGTCTCTTATTTTGAACAATATGTTAAATCAATCTCAGAAATAAGCGGTGGATTGTCAATAGCAGTAGAAGCTGTAAAGGTTTCATTGTCATTTTGCTCGTTGTTGGAAAGTCAGAGATTAGTGTTACTCCCACACTTAATCAAGCTGATTCGCCCTTGTATGGAAGAGGTTCTGCATTTCCACATGGACCATTTTAAGAGAGttattaatatctttatggCTACTGATTCTTGGGAACTGAGTAGCTATCTTATATCTGGAATCATGGATAAAAGGTACTCCATGGTTCTTGAAGAACAAGAGTATTGCCTTCTTACTAACAGTGGTTGGAAGTTTGTAACACTATTGCAggtttgtttaattatattcttatagATATTAGAAGTTTTCATGTGCCTTTAAAAGTTTAAGCTAAAGAAAGAATGATCTTTAATACTAAAACCAAGAAGATAAAGGAAACTAATAAGTGATGTTACATTGTGCATGCATATCCTTCATTGGAATGAATTTAcctttgaaaaatatttgtaacTGAATGCATATATTGAAATGTTTCTATGCATGTAAATAGATATTGAATGTACTATCATAAGAATTCAAAATGACTGTCTGAACTTCAATTTTATCCTATTGTTTTGTCAAGACTGTTGCTCTTACTTGTATCCTTTCTCATTGTTTAGACCATTGCTGAAGATGTTACCCAATTAGTTTCCCTTCAAATAGAAGGTTCAGTCCTTGGTGGACTCATGAACCTGTTCACAGAGTATATTTTAATCCTTGAGAGAGCCATCATCTGTGAAACAGATGTTGCTGAAAAAGGTGGTTCAAGAATAAATTTTGCTATATCACTGCGACAACAGATTTCTATACTAGCCAATCTCTCATCAACCGAGCAACTTTTTTCCAGCATGGTTAAAGGCATATTTGGGGGAGTTAATTGTATGAGTTCTAACCAAATTAAGAATCTTCCTGTTGGTAACTATGAGAAGGAGCTTGATAGTTTTATATTGGCCATTCAAGAAGCTTCAAGCCAGCTCAGAATACAATTTTGTCAGAAATTTATAAAGAGGGTGATGTCCCTTGAAACTACGTATAAATTTGCTCCAGGAATGTGCAGGGATGGCCAGGGCGATTCTAAATTGTTTCATGATGTGCTTCCGTCTCTTACATTACAGGTATGTGCTGCTTCTTAGTACTGCCAATTATAACCACAAATGCGTTTAGAAGAGAAAATCTTCCATCCAATAAATTTGGCTGACCTGTAAAGTTCAAGTTTTGGCAACAAAATTTGTATGTTCATTCATTTTATCTGAGAAACAGTTGACTAGTTGGTCAACTTTTATGAGGTTAGAGAAATTGTAGTCTACAGCCAGTTTATATGCTTGGTTACTGGACTGATTTTAGTTTCATGGCTAGGTATTCTTTCTAGAACTGAGGAACTTGGAAAGACTAGCTGAGAGTGATGTTTTTGAAAAGGAATGGTTAGTGGAGATACTGAAGGAGCTTATAGAGGCCTTATTTATTTGcatttcaaatgaaaaagaaattgggGATACTAAAGAGGAGAATTTGACAGCTGAGAATTCTCTCACTTACAAACAGGTTcttgattttttctttctatactTTTTGGTGCAACTAATGGAAGGCAATCAGGCATGGATGTGCACCTAACAATTTCTTTTCCACACTATGCTGACAGAAAAACTTCTTCCTTGCCAATTAGCCACTtgagggatatatatatatatatatatatttttttttttccggggGGGTTCCCAAATATTTGCTTGCACATGATTCTACCTGATGtcctctttcattttcttttacctCTGAACTACTTTTGCCTTGGCTAACTTAAAATTTCAGCTTGATGTTGCCAGACATTAGTATTCTTAATTTTTCCTGTGCACATCGTTTCTATTCCTTTCACTAAACTTGTTTTGACTTTCTCTATGGTTGGTTGAGCAGTTCATTCTGGATCTGCATTTCATAGTTGAAACTGCGAAGTATGGAGGGTACTTTTCCAACAACAACCTGTTTCTTATAAATCTCATGAAATCAGCACTTGTCTCAGCTGGACTGGATCCTGAAAGGTAAGACATTTTTGCATCATATATTGCTTTATGGTGATCCATCATCCATGTGTTTGGTATATCttccttttataattatgcaaCTCTTATCTGTCAACTCCCCAAAGCAAAAACAATGCTGTAAAGTTTTAACTCCAAGCCCAGGACATTCATTCATCGTCACTACAAGTGTTCTTCATAACTTTTGACTACTTTCTGGTATCTTGGATATAAAAAGGCAATTCTTGAAGTTGCTTCCTTTAACAAAATTGGGGTCTCTTTTACAAAAATAGGTTCTTGTTTGTTTATGCAGAGATGTGTATGATAATAGATGGTTACTGGATTCTATAACCGAAGTGATCCGAAAGCTGCTGGAGATTGAGAAGGCAACAATACTTCCAAATGAAGAGTCCCACAGTGTTTTAGGAGACGAAACACCTAAGGACAAGTCCACTGATGCAGCTGACTCCTATCAAGACGATATTAGAAGCTTTTCAGAGAACAGTTTGGGAGCCAACCATGATTTAGAAGCCACAAGTGAGGCAGAAATTGGCAGTGTTGCAGAGACAACAGCATCAGATGATGGAAATGCAACAAACGCTGCAGATGATGAAACAGAGATTGTTGAAAAGACTGATATAGCAGCTGCAGTTTTGTCAGTGGATTTGGTTGAAGAAGCTTGTGAGATTGGTAGGCTTCCCACTGAGGATGGGAATAGCACTCAAGTTGCCAATGACATGGTCAATTTTTTTGATTGAGGAACGGAAAGATGGCAAAATCATGGGGTTGTCTGGGAATGAAGTTGCTAATAATGTGGATGATTCTGTTGGTGGCACACCGCAGGACAAGCATGATAGCGTTGCTGAAGATGGAAGTATAAAGGATCAGAAAGATTAATGGTGGGAAAATAGAGGAATAAATAGTGTAGAATTCAGCAGGTTGACATGTAACAAGATTTATACTTCTAAATcgatatttgatttttatttagaaGGGGTGAGGTAATATCATATataacagatttttttttttttttaatgaaaatttattaatttgagaAACCATAACATAGCGATTCTGCGTGACACTATATTAGCCTTCAtccaaaaaatagaagaaaagaaaaagactacATTAGCCTTGTTTTTCTGGTGAATTAGTTTGTTATTTAGTCTTATCATTTGATTATTGATGCATGAGAGTTTCTATAATAAAGATGGTCCGCATGCGAATACattcaaaattgatattttttggatgaaaatatcaattttgttaTATACTGTATCCATTAAAGCCGATGTTTTTATtcagaaaaatattgattttggatGCGAACAAGATTTGTGTTTGGTGGtcaaaaataatctttttatgGTAAATTGGttgtcaaaaatttaattttttttgtttttgtaaaaatttgttaaaa
This genomic interval carries:
- the LOC107425816 gene encoding phospholipid--sterol O-acyltransferase isoform X4, with product MPRLWLHFLTALLLLRPNVVVVVFAGQDFTGDYSKLSGIIIPGFASTQLRAWSFLDCPFSPLDFNPLDLVWLDTTKLLSAVNCWLKCMLLEPYNQTDNPECKSRPDSGLSAITELDPGYITGPLSSVWKEWIKWCIEFGIEANAIIAVPYDWRLSPSKLEERDLYFHKLKLTFETALKLRGGPSLVFAHSLGNNVFRYFLEWLKLEIPPKHYNQWLDEHIHAYFAVGAPLLGATETVKAVLSGLTFGLPVSEGTARLMVNSFASSLWMLPVSKHCRGDSVYWKHFSGGRRKSYKTYDCDEKEFQGNFSGWPTNIVNIEVPSTPGFYAYPSVTDVVETNLSSAECGLSTQLSFSAREISDGTFFKAIEHYDPDSKLLLHQLQKSYHGDPVLNPLTPWDRPPIKNIFCIYGTELKTEVGYYFAPSGKPYPDNWIITDVIYEVEGSLFSRSGNLVEGNPGAASGDETVPYHSLSWCKNWLGPKVNITRAPQAEHDGSDVQVELNVEHTYDEDIIPNMTRSPRVKYITYYEDSETIPGKRTAVWELDKANHRNIVRSPVLMRELWLQMWHDIHPKAKSKFVTKAKRGPLRDDDCYWDYGKARCAWGEYCEYRYVFGDVHLGQSCRLRNNSDVQLLNYV
- the LOC107425816 gene encoding phospholipid--sterol O-acyltransferase isoform X5, which encodes MPRLWLHFLTALLLLRPNVVVVVFAGQDFTGDYSKLSGIIIPGFASTQLRAWSFLDCPFSPLDFNPLDLVWLDTTKLLSAVNCWLKCMLLEPYNQTDNPECKSRPDSGLSAITELDPGYITGIFSNLPGPLSSVWKEWIKWCIEFGIEANAIIAVPYDWRLSPSKLEERDLYFHKLKLTFETALKLRGGPSLVFAHSLGNNVFRYFLEWLKLEIPPKHYNQWLDEHIHAYFAVGAPLLGATETVKAVLSGLTFGLPVSEGTARLMVNSFASSLWMLPVSKHCRGDSVYWKHFSGGRRKSYKTYDCDEKEFQGNFSGWPTNIVNIEVPSTPGFYAYPSVTDVVETNLSSAECGLSTQLSFSAREISDGTFFKAIEHYDPDSKLLLHQLQKSYHGDPVLNPLTPWDRPPIKNIFCIYGTELKTEVGYYFAPSGKPYPDNWIITDVIYEVEGSLFSRSGNLVEGNPGAASGDETVPYHSLSWCKNWLGPKVNITRAPQAEHDGSDVQVELNVEHTYDEDIIPNMTRSPRVKYITYYEDSETIPGKRTAVWELDKDFFSRNTFTNRLVSYDYI
- the LOC107425816 gene encoding phospholipid--sterol O-acyltransferase isoform X1 produces the protein MPRLWLHFLTALLLLRPNVVVVVFAGQDFTGDYSKLSGIIIPGFASTQLRAWSFLDCPFSPLDFNPLDLVWLDTTKLLSAVNCWLKCMLLEPYNQTDNPECKSRPDSGLSAITELDPGYITGIFSNLPGPLSSVWKEWIKWCIEFGIEANAIIAVPYDWRLSPSKLEERDLYFHKLKLTFETALKLRGGPSLVFAHSLGNNVFRYFLEWLKLEIPPKHYNQWLDEHIHAYFAVGAPLLGATETVKAVLSGLTFGLPVSEGTARLMVNSFASSLWMLPVSKHCRGDSVYWKHFSGGRRKSYKTYDCDEKEFQGNFSGWPTNIVNIEVPSTPGFYAYPSVTDVVETNLSSAECGLSTQLSFSAREISDGTFFKAIEHYDPDSKLLLHQLQKSYHGDPVLNPLTPWDRPPIKNIFCIYGTELKTEVGYYFAPSGKPYPDNWIITDVIYEVEGSLFSRSGNLVEGNPGAASGDETVPYHSLSWCKNWLGPKVNITRAPQAEHDGSDVQVELNVEHTYDEDIIPNMTRSPRVKYITYYEDSETIPGKRTAVWELDKAPISFEVISPRITTNHRNIVRSPVLMRELWLQMWHDIHPKAKSKFVTKAKRGPLRDDDCYWDYGKARCAWGEYCEYRYVFGDVHLGQSCRLRNNSDVQLLNYV
- the LOC107425816 gene encoding phospholipid--sterol O-acyltransferase isoform X2, which translates into the protein MPRLWLHFLTALLLLRPNVVVVVFAGQDFTGDYSKLSGIIIPGFASTQLRAWSFLDCPFSPLDFNPLDLVWLDTTKLLSAVNCWLKCMLLEPYNQTDNPECKSRPDSGLSAITELDPGYITGPLSSVWKEWIKWCIEFGIEANAIIAVPYDWRLSPSKLEERDLYFHKLKLTFETALKLRGGPSLVFAHSLGNNVFRYFLEWLKLEIPPKHYNQWLDEHIHAYFAVGAPLLGATETVKAVLSGLTFGLPVSEGTARLMVNSFASSLWMLPVSKHCRGDSVYWKHFSGGRRKSYKTYDCDEKEFQGNFSGWPTNIVNIEVPSTPGFYAYPSVTDVVETNLSSAECGLSTQLSFSAREISDGTFFKAIEHYDPDSKLLLHQLQKSYHGDPVLNPLTPWDRPPIKNIFCIYGTELKTEVGYYFAPSGKPYPDNWIITDVIYEVEGSLFSRSGNLVEGNPGAASGDETVPYHSLSWCKNWLGPKVNITRAPQAEHDGSDVQVELNVEHTYDEDIIPNMTRSPRVKYITYYEDSETIPGKRTAVWELDKAPISFEVISPRITTNHRNIVRSPVLMRELWLQMWHDIHPKAKSKFVTKAKRGPLRDDDCYWDYGKARCAWGEYCEYRYVFGDVHLGQSCRLRNNSDVQLLNYV
- the LOC107425816 gene encoding phospholipid--sterol O-acyltransferase isoform X3, which gives rise to MPRLWLHFLTALLLLRPNVVVVVFAGQDFTGDYSKLSGIIIPGFASTQLRAWSFLDCPFSPLDFNPLDLVWLDTTKLLSAVNCWLKCMLLEPYNQTDNPECKSRPDSGLSAITELDPGYITGIFSNLPGPLSSVWKEWIKWCIEFGIEANAIIAVPYDWRLSPSKLEERDLYFHKLKLTFETALKLRGGPSLVFAHSLGNNVFRYFLEWLKLEIPPKHYNQWLDEHIHAYFAVGAPLLGATETVKAVLSGLTFGLPVSEGTARLMVNSFASSLWMLPVSKHCRGDSVYWKHFSGGRRKSYKTYDCDEKEFQGNFSGWPTNIVNIEVPSTPGFYAYPSVTDVVETNLSSAECGLSTQLSFSAREISDGTFFKAIEHYDPDSKLLLHQLQKSYHGDPVLNPLTPWDRPPIKNIFCIYGTELKTEVGYYFAPSGKPYPDNWIITDVIYEVEGSLFSRSGNLVEGNPGAASGDETVPYHSLSWCKNWLGPKVNITRAPQAEHDGSDVQVELNVEHTYDEDIIPNMTRSPRVKYITYYEDSETIPGKRTAVWELDKANHRNIVRSPVLMRELWLQMWHDIHPKAKSKFVTKAKRGPLRDDDCYWDYGKARCAWGEYCEYRYVFGDVHLGQSCRLRNNSDVQLLNYV